The genomic segment TATCGCGACGGCTACAAGCGAGGCTACAACGATGCCTACAAACACCTTGTAAAATCCCACGGGCAGGCGTCCTGAGCCAGACTTAAGCGCATTGTCTTCAGCGCCATCAACCGACTCCAGCATCAGCTTCGCGCACAGTCAAACATGACGGCAAAGCAACGCAATTTGATAGTCCGCCCATCTTTTGCGTCTGGAGCGCAAGGAGGACCTGAATGAACATGAAATGGTTTTCGATCGCCGCACTCACTGTTTCGCTGGCAGCACCCGCAGGCATGATTACGGCGAAGGCACATGCAGCGCCGGCGCCTGCTCAGTCCGGCTACTATCAGGATCGTCCCTGGGATCAGCCGCCCGAGGATTATCGCGATGTCCAACGGCAGGGATTCCACGACGGCATTGAAGCAGCACGCAATGACTGGGCACGCCATTCCCACAAGGACGCGGACGACCACGAGCGGTTCCGTCATCCACCCGTTGATCGACAGTACACCAGCGACTATCGTGAATCGTTCAAGCACGGCTACTCAGAAGCGATGCATCACATGCAAAACGAACGCCACGACATGGACCGCGACCACGATCACGACCGGCCCTACTAGCCCCTAACCGCAAGCACGCAAAAAAAGAAAACCCGGCGCAACTCGCCGGGCTTTCTTTTTACGCTCACAACTATTCACCGCGCCGGCGATTCTCCCATCTCGTTGTAACGCCGCGCTGCTCCTGATCCGAACACACGCACAGACGCCACTTCGCGCTGGCGAACCTCGGCCCCTCGCTTGGGCCGCTGCGCCCCCGGAGCCGGCAAGATCCTGTTGATTAGGCTCAACCCCGCCGCAGTAAACTCCGGCGCCACTTGCGCGAGCCGTCCCGCCACAGCAGCTTGCGGCGTGATAAACAGCTCGGTTTCGCGATCCAGCACACCACGCACAATCCTCCGCGCCGCGTGCCGCGCACTCGCAGCCACGCCCGGAGTCGTCGCGCCCACGCTGAACCACTGGTACTCCGCCTCGGAGTTCCCTGCAAACAGCGCATGCAGGTGCGACCCCGTGCGCATCAGCCCGGGACAAACCGTCATCACGTGCACTCCCTTGCTCCGCACCTCCGCATGCAGACCCTCTGAGAATCCCACCTCGGCAAACTTGCTGGCAGAGTAGGGAAGCAGGTGCGGTACTGAAACCTTTCCGCCGATCGACGTGATATTCACCACTGTGCCCGATCCGCGTTGCAGCATGGCGGGCAGCGCGGCCAGCGTGCAATGCACCGCGGAAAAGAAGTTCGTCTCCATCACCGTGCGGAAGTCTTCCACCGTCTGATTCTCGATCGGACCCACCGTGATAATTCCGGCATTGTTCACCAGCACATCGATCCGGCCCCACGTCTCCAGCGCGCGATGTACCAGGTACTCTGCCTCCTCGTGCTTGCTCACGTCCGCAGGCACCGCGAGTACGTCAGCCGATCCCACCCCTGCTCGTTCCAGCAGCATGTAGCGGGCACGTTCCAGCTCCTCGGCATCGCGGGCTGTAAGAACGATCCTGGCGCCAAGCCGGGCGAACTCCTCTGCCATGGCCAGCCCAAGCCCCCGCGACGATCCCGTGATGAGCACTGTCTTGCCGCGCATCTCTTTCCGACGGGTCTTGCGCCGGCCGGCCAGCACGGCAATGGCCGCCACTGCCCCAAGCACTGCCGCGCCCGCCATGGCAGCTCCGCCTATCACGGTTCCTTGGGCCAGAAGACGAGGTGCACGTGAAAGGAAGCGCGGCAGCGCCTGCCGGGTTTCGCGCGCGTGCGGATTATCCATTGGGCAATCAACGAATTGGGAATTTGCGCTCATATAGTCACTCTGAGACGGCCGAACTCCGGATGGTTGTCCATGGTATCGCTTCGCTCCCTCGCGTGCCACGTCCCCTCGGGCCAACCTCATCCCGGACCGGCCTGAACCCCCTCCCTCCGCCTCGTAACCCCCTGTGGCAGATCGCATTGCACGGTGGTAAGCTCTTGAGCACGTGGGAGGTGTACCCGTGAAAGGCCCCTTCATTACCCCAGCGCTCACCCTTGCCTTTGGACTCGCCTTGGTCGCCCCTGCATTTGCTCAAGAGGCACCCGCCGATTCCGGTACCACCCTCCGCCTCAATAGCCGTGCAGTCCTGGTAGACGTCATCGTCACTGACCGCGAAGGAAAGCCGGTCCACGGCCTCAGCAAAGATTCCTTCAAACTCACCGAGCAAGGGACGGCACAAAACATCTCCTACTTCGAGGAGCATCGCGGCCTCACCGCAGAGAAGCGTAAGAACGTCTCCATGCCCCAGCTGCCTGAAGACGTCTTCAGCAACTACTCCCCCATCGCCACACCTCCGGCCGTCAACATTCTCCTGATTGACGCGCTGAATACCCCCATGGGGGATCAAATGTATCTACGCCAGGCAGCCGAGCGCTACCTCAAATCCCTCAAGCCCGGCACCCGGCTGGCCATCGTAACGCTCTCCCTCAATCTCCGTTTCGTCTCAGGATTCTCCGATGATCCCGCCGTTCTGGCTACCGCCCTCGGCTACCACAAGAACGACAAGCCTGAGCCTTCCGTGCTGCTTCAGTCCAAGGAAGAGACCAACGCGCAGGACCTCACAGTCGGCCTGATGAACCAACTGGTCGGCGCGGGTCCCGGCGCTATGACCCCGGGCGCCGCAGCAGCCATGATTCAGTCTTTCCAGCAATTCATGGCTGAGACCAAGTACGCGCAGACCGCCGACCGCGAATACCGGACCACCCAGGCCCTTCAGCAACTCGCCATCTACCTCTCCGCGTTCCCCGGCCGCAAGAACCTCATCTGGATGTCCGGCGCATTCCCCCTCGACATCTTCGGCCTCACTGACATGCGCTTCGACGACACCGTGCCAAAAACCGTGAATCTGCTGGCCGCATCACGCGTCGCCGTCTACCCGGTTGACGTACGCGGCGCATGGACCCCCACCGTCCATACTGCTGAGTCGTCGCTGAATAGGACTGTTCAGAATCCGCAGCAGGTGATCGGACCCCCAGGCGGTTTCCCACCGGGGACAACGGATCCCTCGAGCATCAACAGCGGGCACGACGATGTCACCACCGCCAGTGGCTTGCTGGCGCACAATCTCCAGACCGAAAGTTCGGCGAACAATTCAAGCAATGCCACCATGGACATGGTCGCCGAGCAAACCGGCGGCAAAGCCTTCTACAACGGCAACGATCTCTCCGGAATCATCGACAAGGTCACCTCTTCCAGCTCGGATTTCTATACCCTCTCCTATACCCCCTCTGACACCAACATGAACGGTGCACTCCGCAAGATCAGCGTCAACGTGTCGGGCGGCAAGTACAGCCTGTCCTATCGCCATGGCTACTACGCCCGCGAAGACAGCGCTCCCGGCTCCGCACAGGGAGCACAGCAGCAAGCCGCGCAGCGTGCCGTGCAGACGGGCGACCCCCTCGCCCCGTTCATGGACTTCGGCTTGCCACTGACTGACCAGATCCTCTATACCGAGCGCATCGTTCCCGCCGCCCCCTCAACTCCCTCCGAAACCAGCGGCAAGAGTGACAAATACGCCGTCGACTTCGTAGTGCCTCTGACGGATCTCGACCTGAAGCTCAACCAGGACGGAAATCGCACCGGCACGATCAACCTGGGCCTCATCGTCTATGACAAATACGGACAGATCGTCAGTCGGCGCGAACACCTCGTTGCCCTGAACATCAAGCCGGATGCGTGGGAAATCTACCAGAAGAATGGCGGACTTCAACTGCACGCCGACGTCGAAGTACCCAAGGGCCAGTTCTGGCTCCGCACTGGAGTCTACGACGCCAGCACCCGCAAGGTTGGCACCATGGAGGTCCCCTTCAGCTCGGTGCACCCGCTCGAAGCGTCCACTGCAACAACGCAGAAACCATAAACTGCGCCAGACGAATGCGCGTCGTCGTTCTTCAAAAGGGTCCGCTGACTTGCTGAATGATGATTCGGTCGGCCTCGGCATTGGAGGCTGACCCGCTGACTTGCTAGGTCGCGAAGCGACGCTGACTTGCTGAAAGGGAAACCATTCCCAACCCAGCACGCATCACCCGCTAATTCGGATACGCATCCCCCGCATGCACCACGCGAATCTGGTGATCCGTGAACAGCGCATGCCCGCCCGGCAATTCAACCTTAGGCATGTGGCATGTCGAGCACTTGTCCTTCGCCACAGGACACGTCTTCGCCCCCGGCGCAGCCGCTGCACTCGCGACATGCGTCTCAGCGTGGCACGCCAGGCACTTCTTGTCATAGAACGCCTGGTCATGGTTCACCTGCTGATGCGGATTATGGCAAGCCAGGCAGCTGATGCGCGGATCGTCCGCCGCAAAACACTTGCTGTTCTGCAACCGGTACGGCTGGAATCGCACAAACGCCGGCCCCTTCCAGTGGTTCCGCACCACCGTCTCCCAACTCCGATGGCATTGCCCGCAGAAGTTCGAAATCTCCCCTGTGCTCATGCGCTTCAACGACTTCGGCACTG from the Occallatibacter riparius genome contains:
- a CDS encoding SDR family NAD(P)-dependent oxidoreductase, which gives rise to MSANSQFVDCPMDNPHARETRQALPRFLSRAPRLLAQGTVIGGAAMAGAAVLGAVAAIAVLAGRRKTRRKEMRGKTVLITGSSRGLGLAMAEEFARLGARIVLTARDAEELERARYMLLERAGVGSADVLAVPADVSKHEEAEYLVHRALETWGRIDVLVNNAGIITVGPIENQTVEDFRTVMETNFFSAVHCTLAALPAMLQRGSGTVVNITSIGGKVSVPHLLPYSASKFAEVGFSEGLHAEVRSKGVHVMTVCPGLMRTGSHLHALFAGNSEAEYQWFSVGATTPGVAASARHAARRIVRGVLDRETELFITPQAAVAGRLAQVAPEFTAAGLSLINRILPAPGAQRPKRGAEVRQREVASVRVFGSGAARRYNEMGESPAR
- a CDS encoding VWA domain-containing protein; amino-acid sequence: MKGPFITPALTLAFGLALVAPAFAQEAPADSGTTLRLNSRAVLVDVIVTDREGKPVHGLSKDSFKLTEQGTAQNISYFEEHRGLTAEKRKNVSMPQLPEDVFSNYSPIATPPAVNILLIDALNTPMGDQMYLRQAAERYLKSLKPGTRLAIVTLSLNLRFVSGFSDDPAVLATALGYHKNDKPEPSVLLQSKEETNAQDLTVGLMNQLVGAGPGAMTPGAAAAMIQSFQQFMAETKYAQTADREYRTTQALQQLAIYLSAFPGRKNLIWMSGAFPLDIFGLTDMRFDDTVPKTVNLLAASRVAVYPVDVRGAWTPTVHTAESSLNRTVQNPQQVIGPPGGFPPGTTDPSSINSGHDDVTTASGLLAHNLQTESSANNSSNATMDMVAEQTGGKAFYNGNDLSGIIDKVTSSSSDFYTLSYTPSDTNMNGALRKISVNVSGGKYSLSYRHGYYAREDSAPGSAQGAQQQAAQRAVQTGDPLAPFMDFGLPLTDQILYTERIVPAAPSTPSETSGKSDKYAVDFVVPLTDLDLKLNQDGNRTGTINLGLIVYDKYGQIVSRREHLVALNIKPDAWEIYQKNGGLQLHADVEVPKGQFWLRTGVYDASTRKVGTMEVPFSSVHPLEASTATTQKP